From Leptolyngbya sp. 'hensonii':
TCACTACCGTGTTATAAGCTAACCCGCTAATCCGACTAATCCCTCGTAAACTGGTGCCCTCACTGTGAGCTTGCAGGACTTGTTGAATTTGCTCTGGACTGACGTGACGGTAGTAGTAGAGGGTGTCAAAACTCTCTGAGAAGGTTTGTTGGCACCCCAGGCAAAAGTAGCGTTGATGCCCATTCGGCATCTTGCCATGCTTGTGAGTCTTAGAATGACCGCAGAGCTTACATTCCATAGCTTGAGTAGGTGAATCGTTGATTCCTTACTCTACCAGACCCACATCAGTTTGACGCACTACCTAATCGTCGAACCACCTGCTTGCTTAATACTAACCCGGCCAATATGCCACTGGCGGCAGTCAAGTTACTCTGCTGCTGTCGGCTAGGTAAGGTATCAATGACTTGTGCCACTTCCCTCAACACCCCGCTATGATCACTCGTTTGACTCAAGACCGCATAGGGCAATAGCCCAGGACGCTTCAGGAAAATCTCTGGAGGCTGCTCCCATAGTCGTACCACCTGAAACTCATGACGCAAGCGATTAGCGACAAATGTAGTTTGCTGCACCAATTCAGAGTCTGTCCGCCGCAAATAAATCACCACTTGCACCAGGCGCTTGTGTGGAAACCGCCGATACACCCGTAGCGCATAATCAGCCATGCGAAAGGGCATCATAGGGTCCGGGTCAGTTTGAAACTCACAGTGTAAAATTACTTCAGCCGATTGCAGCAAAACTAAGGCATCGGCACGAATGGGTTCCAAGGAGAGTTCCGATGGACTCAATTCACTCAGCACGATTGATTCCCCAATCAGCCAACTGGCAAAGTCAGGTGAGTATTGCTCAATCAGGAATTTAGAAACATTGTCAAAAATAGTTCTATTGTACCAGTCAAGGGGAGAGAGCCTGTCATCAATCCTCAAACGACACCGATCGCCGACTGATTCGAGCACCGGCTGCAACAGGTTCAGGAGGATTGGCATGAATCGCCATCCCATTCTTGACCCACTCCAGCAGCATTTCCCGCTCCCGGTACTGTCCCCGATGCTGGGGTGGACTCGATCGGGTGACGGCTTCCAACTCTTCTAGCGTCACCGGCAACAGGTCTTCTACCGTTGCGGCAGCTCCATCTCGAACTTTGATGAAGGCGTTGTAGGCCACTTTGATCACAATCTGGCTAATCTCATCTCCGGTGTAGTCTTCCGTCAGTCCGGCCAGGGTATCCAGCCAGGTGTTGTACTGTCTGGCCAGTCTACCGCTAGTGGGCAACGGGTCAGGCAACAGATGCCGCAACTGCAGATGCACCTGGAAGATTTGCTTCCTGGCCCTGAGGGTGGGCAGGTCCACAAACACGCGGGTGAACCGGCGGAGCAGTTCTGGCGAGAAGGTAGGCCGATTCGCAGTGGCAATCACAATCACCGGTTCTTCGTGGTCATTGAGCCAGCGCAAAAAGGTCGCAATCAACCGCTGAGAAGTCCCCCCATCTCCCTCCTGAGCCGATTGACCGATCGCTTTATCCATCTCATCCACCATCAGTAGACAGGGAGACACCGTGCTGGCTGCTTTGAGGATATCTCGCAGCTTCTGCTCCGACCCACCCAACTCTTTCGTCATCAGGTTGCCAAAGTCCAGGATGATGCAGGCCAGTCCCAATCGCGAAGAGAGTTCTTTGCAGATCAGGCTCTTGCCTGTCCCCGGCGGTCCAATCAACAGCAGACTCCTCGGGTTGGGCAGGTTGAACTCCCGCGCCCTGGGATCGAGGGCAGCACTGGTCATCTGCACCCATTCATCCATGGTCGTCAGCCCCTGGGCTGGCACATCGGGAGCCGGGGCATACTCAATCCCCAACCGGATCAGTTGTCGCTGCTTCATCTGATTGATCGCACCTGGCAGGTGGTGATCGATCGCCCGCAGCTTACGCACTGCATACTGGAGCAGATTGATCTGGCCTTCTTCCGTCAGTCCCAGCAGGGCACGCACTGTACGGGTCAGGTCCTGGGGAGTCAGCTCATCGGGAATCTGCTGGCCTTGCCCCTGGGCACTTGCCTGCAATTCCTGGAGCTGCTGCTGCACTAAGGCCCGCGTCTCCGGCTCATCCGGCAGGGGATACTCCATCTCCGAAATCAAGTCCTGGAACTCCTCCCCGAACTGGTGCCCGTGATGCACCAGAATCATCCGACTATTGGAATAATTGAGCACCGTGCAGGCCCGTTTCAACAGCCTGTTCACCACCTCAAACTGGGGATGGGGCAGGAGAAATCGGGGCAGGTCATAGAGGATGTATAGGCAGGCTTCGCCCTGGGCATTACTGGCCTGGTGAATGAGATAGCGTAGCAGGCTACAGGGGGCAGGTTCCCCCGCTCTGGCAACCTGGGCTGGCACCTGCACTGCCGTCTTCACCCAGCACTGGGGTTCCCAGGCCATCATTTGCCCAGGGGAGGGATAGCTCTGGATGCCATCCGCCACATCCCAGGTGACAGGTTGGCGTCTGGTTCTGGCAGTCTGGCCCCCATCGATCGCCATCCGCACCAGCAGCAGTTCCAGTTTATTCTGTGAGCCAATCGGACAATCAATGGCAACGCTGCCATAGCCACTTTTCAGGCGATTTGTCAGTTCTTGAAGGTCAAACATATTTTTCAGTATCAGAATGGCAAGGGTACAGATCAACGAAAGCGGCCACCCCCGGTAAGAGATGACCGCTAATAGACAGGCAATAGCCAGCATTACTAGAACATCAAAGCTCTACGGCCTGGGTTGGGGTGAGGAGGATGTCTTCAGCCTGGTAGTATTCCTGAGTCAGGGTCTGGCCTTCAAGCTGGCCAATTTGCTCCAGAAATCGAGTCAGCTCGGTACAGCCACTGCCGGACATCCCATCGACTGCAACTTTCATGGGTTGGCCCGGTTCCAGTTCAATTGTCAGAATTTGCATCATGTCAGCTTCTCCGGGTTAACAACGGCTGAGGGTGAGTTTGACCTGCCTGGTCACCGGGTCTACGAGTTCGTCTTGCAACACAAAGCCTTGGGTCATGGCCTGGGCCACCGCATAGTGACGATCGTGGCGCAGCTGAACCTGTTGGCTAAAACCCTCAATCTCTGAGTAATGCTGGGCCAGAGTGCTGGCATAGTAGCGGTAGTCATCACTGACCAGTTCGTAGATGCCCGTGCTCTGGTTTAACCGGAAGCCAATGTCTGTATGGTGACCAATGGCCGATCTGCTGACTACAACCTCGCAGTGGGCCACATCACTATAGGCAGTCTGCAACTGGACAGGGGCTTCGTAGGTTCGTACTGCCTGGTTCAGAAAAGCTTCCAGGGAATCAGAGTCTGAACACAGGGGGGTGACGACATCCCGTAGCCCCGCCAGCAGGGATGTTCGGCATCTTAGTTGAGTTCTAATGGTCGAGAAATGGCTCATAGTGCTCCTTACGCAAAGTGAGACAATTCGGGTGCATCCGTAGTGGAAGCCCCTTCCCTTCCCACCCCGTTAGGGGATGGGCAAGTTACACTTTGCGCGTCAGCAGATGCAGGTCCCTACCACCAGAACCACTCTGGGCAGTCCAGCAGGATCATGAATATGAGCAGATATTTAACAAAATGCTCCTGATGGCACCCATGGTTAAATCAGGCGGAACCGATGCAGGCCATAGAGCCTGCAGTGTAGAGATGCCTTAACTCGCCTTACGTTCCGCACCGGTCAGCGGTCGGCAGTCCGCAAAGCTGATGGAATCTGGGTCAAGAAAACTTGAAAGGGCAATTTCCAGCACTGCCTCTACCGGATACTCTATCTCTTCAGCATAGGTAACCAATGCCCTCTTTATCCTGTCAGGGAGGGCATCAAGAAAGGCATGGGCCGCAGCTGGTGATAGGTGTTCTGTTTTGGCTTGCATGGGACTATTCTAATTGCCGAATACGACTGTTATAGCGTGGTCTGACGGTCTGAATCATCCGTGCTTCAATTTCAAGCGATTGCAACCAGGCTTGATACCCCAACACAACCGCAACAATTCTGACTGC
This genomic window contains:
- a CDS encoding flagellar assembly protein H, whose translation is MPILLNLLQPVLESVGDRCRLRIDDRLSPLDWYNRTIFDNVSKFLIEQYSPDFASWLIGESIVLSELSPSELSLEPIRADALVLLQSAEVILHCEFQTDPDPMMPFRMADYALRVYRRFPHKRLVQVVIYLRRTDSELVQQTTFVANRLRHEFQVVRLWEQPPEIFLKRPGLLPYAVLSQTSDHSGVLREVAQVIDTLPSRQQQSNLTAASGILAGLVLSKQVVRRLGSASN
- a CDS encoding AAA family ATPase, coding for MFDLQELTNRLKSGYGSVAIDCPIGSQNKLELLLVRMAIDGGQTARTRRQPVTWDVADGIQSYPSPGQMMAWEPQCWVKTAVQVPAQVARAGEPAPCSLLRYLIHQASNAQGEACLYILYDLPRFLLPHPQFEVVNRLLKRACTVLNYSNSRMILVHHGHQFGEEFQDLISEMEYPLPDEPETRALVQQQLQELQASAQGQGQQIPDELTPQDLTRTVRALLGLTEEGQINLLQYAVRKLRAIDHHLPGAINQMKQRQLIRLGIEYAPAPDVPAQGLTTMDEWVQMTSAALDPRAREFNLPNPRSLLLIGPPGTGKSLICKELSSRLGLACIILDFGNLMTKELGGSEQKLRDILKAASTVSPCLLMVDEMDKAIGQSAQEGDGGTSQRLIATFLRWLNDHEEPVIVIATANRPTFSPELLRRFTRVFVDLPTLRARKQIFQVHLQLRHLLPDPLPTSGRLARQYNTWLDTLAGLTEDYTGDEISQIVIKVAYNAFIKVRDGAAATVEDLLPVTLEELEAVTRSSPPQHRGQYREREMLLEWVKNGMAIHANPPEPVAAGARISRRSVSFED
- a CDS encoding DUF2997 domain-containing protein — encoded protein: MMQILTIELEPGQPMKVAVDGMSGSGCTELTRFLEQIGQLEGQTLTQEYYQAEDILLTPTQAVEL
- a CDS encoding DUF1257 domain-containing protein, whose amino-acid sequence is MSHFSTIRTQLRCRTSLLAGLRDVVTPLCSDSDSLEAFLNQAVRTYEAPVQLQTAYSDVAHCEVVVSRSAIGHHTDIGFRLNQSTGIYELVSDDYRYYASTLAQHYSEIEGFSQQVQLRHDRHYAVAQAMTQGFVLQDELVDPVTRQVKLTLSRC